TCGAAATGGGAACGTCGGAGGCTGAGCGCATGTTCATTCCGGTCGGTCCGAAGCGTCCTCTCGATCCGGAGACCCTCGAGCCTCTTGAGAGCGCCCTCAGCGGGGCCGGGGCGGACTGGCAATGATCCGGTTCCGACTGGAAATCTACGGCCGTCCCGGCTGGTTCCGTCCCGGTGTCGAGGCCAGCTATCCCGTCGGGTCCGACAGGGAGGCCGTCAAGGAAAACCTCTGGGCAATGCTGCGGTCCTACTCCGGCCCTTTGCGTGAGGGCGAGACGTTATCGCTTGCCCAGGTCCTCACGGCTGAGCCTTCCGGACACCGCTGAGGCCCATCCAGATACTCAACGGCACCCACAACGGAGCCGCATAGGCCGTCCAGATTGGCGCGTCATCGCTGCCGACTACGGCCGCCGTCACGAACAGCACGAGGCCACCGACCGCGGCCGCTGAAAGGATCAGCGTCACGAGCGCGACGAAACCGCTCGTCCACGTCTGAGAGATGCTCCGCATGGGGCGGAGTCTGCCACAAGGAGAAGCACTATGTCCACCGTTCTGGCGGAACGCCTTGGCGTGCGCCTTACACAGGACGGCACGGAGGGCCGCGTCTATGGCGGCGATCCGAACCTGATCCACGTCCCCGACGGTAAGCGCGCCGATCTCGGCAAGGCCCTAGCCACCGACCTCGATCACCTCATGCGCGTTGGTGCGCGCGGGAGGACTCTCCACCAGGCCTCGACTCAGCCGCTCTGTCCGGGCTGCTACATGATCGTCGGGTTCGACATGCTGGTCACTCTGGCGGACCGCAACGGTCAGTCGCGGACCGAGCTGGCCAACTCCATGATCCGGGCGTTCGAGCATCTGCGCGACAACCCGGAAGGTCCGGGGCTGGTCGAAGAGATCGCCGTGGTGCTCGACCCTGAAGAGGAGTCCGTGTGATGGACGCTCTGAGCTCTCGGAACCTCCAAAAATATGGCCTTAGGCGGGGGGGTTTATGACGGAAGCAACGGTCGTCGATTTGTGCTGTTCGACCGGACAGACGAATTGACCGAGGTTCGGCGGGAATACTCTACCAAGTCGGAGCGGGACGCTGCGGCCCTAACCTTGCTCAAAGACAGAGGAGGCGAAGATGCCCATTGATGTCGCCATCATCGGCGGAGGCCCGGCTGGGCTGTCCGCTGCCATCGGCGCTGCCGCCGAGGGCCTTGAGGTCGTCGTCCTTGTCAGCGAGATCGGCGGCCAGGCCGGAACCTCGAGCCGCATCGAGAACTACATGGGGTTCCCCGGTGGTATCTCCGGGCCGGCTCTCGCCGGTCGCGCGCGTCGTCAGGCCCTCAAGTTCGGGGCGACCTTCATCACCTGTCGGGTGGTCGAGGTCGACTTCATCGACGACTGCTTCCACATCCTGACGGCTTCCGGGTCGATCATCCGGGCGCGGTCTGTGATCGTCGCCTCCGGCGCGCAGTACCGACGGCTTGATCCCTCCACCGATTTCGCTCGGTTCGAGGGCAAGGGCGTCCACTATGCCTGCACGCCGAGCGAGGTCCGCCGCAAGTGCCGGTGCGATGACGTGGTCGTGATCGGCGGGGGGCAACTCCGCCGGACAGGCTGCCATGTTCCTGTCGGGTAAGGCCCGGCACGTCCACCTCCTCGTCCGCAAGGATAGCCTTCGCGAGACCATGTCGGTCTACCTTCTCGACCGCATCGAGCGTACGCCGAACATCACGGTCCACTACGGATGCGAGACGGAAATCATCGGTGGCGCCGATCAGGTCGAGACGGTCACCTTCCGGAACCGCAAGACCGACCATCGGACGATCCTGCCGGTCAGTGACATCTACGTGATGATCGGGGCAACGCCCAACTGCGGCTTCATCCACGGGCTCTGCCAGGTGGATGACCACGGGTTCATCGTGACCGACGATTTCTTCCAGACCTCCATGCCGCGGCTCTACGCGGTCGGCGATGTCCGGGCTGGGTCCGTCAAGCGAGTCGCTAACGCGGCCGGTGAAGGCGCGACGTCGATCAAGTGGCTCTGGCAGGCGCTCCACACGCCCAAGCTTGAGACTGCCTAAACCTCAGGAGGGTTCAATGCCGAACATCCTTCACACGCTCTCGGTCTGTCGGGAGCGCATCCATCACCATTCCGAGGCCTGGGCCGGACGTATTCATCTCGTCTATTTCGCGGCGGTCGCTGTCGAGGGACACGGGGTCTACGGCTGGGCCGCCCTAGTGTGCCTCGGGGTCGGCCTCGCGGCCGAGTCGACGGGAGCCTCCAATGCGCGGTGAGCTCGTCGTCTTTGTCAGCTACCTGATCCTGCTCGCCGGGATCGCGGTCGCCATGCACGCCATGAAGCGGAGGCAGAAATGAGGATCGCAGATCGAACTTATCTGGCTGCGTGCCGTGTCCATCGGCCGACCACGCATGGCCATTATCTGGGCGTGAAGGTCGCCGTGACGGGCTGCGTTCTGGCCGCCTTGCTCGCCCCCGAGGGTATCCAACTCCCTCTCGCCGTCGGCGCCAACTTCCTCTGGATTTGGCTCGAGCCCTGAGTTCTCCGTGGCAGGAGCGAGCCGTCTGTTGAGCACTCGCTCCGGGCGGCCCTTTGCCCATCAGTTGCAGAAAGGAGCCTATCATGGCGATCTATGACGTTGAAGTCCCCACCTACCTCCGGGTCCGCATTGAGGCGGGCAGCGAGGAGGCCGCGCGCTCCGGCGCCGAGACCTTTGTCGAGGAGATTTCGACCCATCCGATGATACACGGGAGTCTTCCGGTCGGACCCGAGACCTTCGTCGTTGAGACCCAGCTCCTCACGCTGGACGACACCGAGGACGCCGAACCTGACATCTATCCGGTCTCTCTGATGGATGCATAAAAGCCACGGAGGACCGCAGAATTTTCAGCGGTTGCGGGGTGCGATCTTGCAATGTAGGAAATTTCTTAGTCAGTTCTCCTCTTGTTCCACTACGGGCGAGTCGTTGACTTGTCCCGGTAGCGTGACTATCCTTCTCTAGGGGTTGTCACGTTGCAATGACAGCGAGTAGGAGTTATCTATGATGATGACGGGGCGGGATCACCGCGATAAGGAGACCCACTATGACGGCGGAAACGGCAATGGCCGCGCGCCAAGCGACAGGGGCCACGATGAAGACTTCAAGAAGCTCGCTGAACAGACACGTCGGCGAATTGGCCGGGTCCTCGGCCTTCCTGATGTACCTAGCTGATGCCGGCAATGCCCGGCTCAGCCTCAGCCAAGCCGCCTTCTTCTTTCTGGCGGCGACCGGCGCGATCCGCGGGGTTCCCTTGACGCTCTTCCAGATCATGGAAGGCGCCGGCTCGGATGCCCTCGCGAGAAGCGTGAAGAACACCTACAAGGTGTTCCTCGAGCCCTCGCCGCGGAACCCCAACGGTCTCGGTTGGCTGACCCGTGAGATCAACCCGGATGACGAGCGCGAGAAGCTCTTCACCCTGACGCCGAAAGGCGAGGAAGTGGTGCGCGCTGCGCTCCTGGCGATGGCGCCCCTCGACCGGGCCAATGCGTGAGGTGGCGATAACGCTTCCGCTGGACGTGGTCGAGCGGCTCATTGAGCTCGCGACCCAGGTCGCGATCCCTGGAGAGAGCGATATAGTCCTAATTGATCTTGCCGAGCGCGAGGTCGCTCAAATCAAGGATATGCTCAATGGCAGCGCCTCAGCTCAAGACTAAGCCTTCAGGCATCCATTACTGGGAGTTTCTCGACGAGACCGGCGCACGCCGCCGGGTCTCAACGAACACCCGCGACCTCGCCAAGGCGAGGGCGATGGGAAAGGACATCGTGCTCGGGATCGCTCCTCAGACGTCGACTCAACGGTCACGTTCCGGGGACGGTACGGTTACCATGCAGAACCTTTTCGACCGCGCTGAGAAGACCGTGTGGGCGCCGGGCGAAGCCAAGAGCCAAGGGACCATCCGGTCTAACCTGAAAATCCTAGGCCGCCTCATTGGTCACGAGGTAGTCTCCGCGATGAACTACTCCCGCCTGGAACGGCTGGTCGAGGAACTTCGCGCGATGGGCTATGCTCCCGGCACGATCAAGCGCAAGATGGACATGGTCTCCAAGGCGCTCCGGATGGCGACCATCTGGACCGACGACAAGGGCCGCCCGCTGCTGGTCGCTAAGCCGACCATGCCGGCGATCCGCGTGGCTAACCTGAAGGACCGCATCCTCGAGCGCGATGAGGAGCTCGCTGTGTTCCTCGCCATCGAGAAGCGACGGACCGAGGAGCCCGGCCGCCAGTGGTGGCGCTTCGAGCGGCTCATCCGGTTCCTGCTGGATACCGGGGCGCGCCTCGGAGAAGCCCTCGGGATCGGCCCGGACGACATCACGGACCTCAACGGTCGCCGCTACGTCACCTTCGCCCGCTACAGGACGAAGAATGACAAGCCCCGCACGCTCCCGCTGACCGCGGCGGTGAGCGAAGGGCTCGACGAGCTCGGCCGACAGCTCGCCCAGCGGAAGGGTGCTTGGCGCTACTTCCCGATCTCCGAGGGGACCGCATGGTACATGTGGGACAACATCCGGGAGGACGTGAAGGCCGCCGGGTTCAGCATCGACGACGTCACGCTTCACACGCTGCGGCATACGTGCCTGACGCGCCTCGCCCAGGGCGGGATGGGCCTGCTCCAGCTTCAGCAATGGGCCGGCCACTCGGACCCGAAGATCACTGCGGACCGCTACGTCCACCTTCGGCCGAACGATCTCGTTGGCGGGCTGGACATTCTCGAGTCGTCGAATGGCGGAACCGCGCCAATTCGAGCGTCCGATCCCGACAGTCCCGCTAACGTGACTTTCACGGATACCGGTGCTAAGCGCGCCAATCCCGGCACATCCTATCTCAACTAAGTGATTGGTTTTGCACGAGAATAGTGGCGGAGCGGGAGGGATTCGAACCCTCGATACGCTTTTGGCGTATACTCACTTTCCAGGCGAGCGCCTTCGACCACTCGGCCACCGCTCCGCACCGCTGGAAGCGCGCTGCCTAGAGATTTGCCGGTCGCTGCGCAAGCGCGTTGCACAGGCGCGCTTGGCGTGACAGCTTGGGGCAATGCTGACCCTCATCCTCGCGCTCGCGCTTCAGACCCCGGCACCCGCCCCTGCTCCAATGCCCTCCGATCCGATCGCGGCGGACTGGCGCGACATTCCGGCGGATGAGCTGCTGGTGATGACGTTGGGCGACGGCAAGCAGGTAGTGATCCGCCTCGCCCCGCGTTACGCGCCGGTCCATGTCGCCAATATCCGCAAGCTGGCGACGGCGGGCTGGTGGGACGCGGCGCGCGTCTATCGCGTCCACGACAATTATGTCGTGCAATGGGGCGATCCGACCGAGAAGAAGCCGCTGCCTGCTGGTGTCATCGCCCAACCGCCGGCCGAATATGACTGGCCGCGTTACGACGCGGTGACGCGACTGACCCGCACCGATCCCTATTCGACCGCCACCGGGCACAGCGCCGATGGCTGGCCGCTCGCGACCAACGGCACGGTCGCGTGGATCCCGCATTGCTATGCCATGGTCGGCGTCGCGCGCGACCTGGCCCCCAGCACGGGCAGCGGGGGCGACCTCTACGCCGTGATCGGGCATGGCCCCCGCCATCTCGACCGCAATATCGCGATCGTCGGACGGGTGCTGGAAGGGATCGAGCATTTGTCGGCGCTGCCCCGCGGGACCGAGGGCGGGCTCGGCCTCTACAAGGAGGCGAGCCAGCATGTGCCGTTCATACGCGGGCGACTCGCCAGCGACCTGCCCGAAAGCGAGCGCCCGCGCTTTCAGTATCGCGCCGCCGACAACCCGCGCTTTGTGGCCTGGGTCAAGGCACGCGAAAACCGTCAACCGCCCTTTTTCAACCTGCCCTCGGGCGGCGCGGATATCTGCAACGTCATGCCGCCGGTGCGCCGGGCGGAGTAGAAGCTATTTTCCGACCCAGTCGGCGACCTCTCCCGCCACGCGGTTCGCCGCCTGATTGAGCGCAGCCCCCGCAGCAGCCGGGACGATTTCCGCCAGCGGCACCCGTGCCTCGAACCGGCGCTTTTCGAACGTCAGCGCGGGGCGTGTGCCCTCAGCTGCGGCCCGGCGGTCGCGCACCAACGTCGCCTCGTAGACCACCACCGCTTCGTTCGTATCCGCGTCGATGCCGAACTGGCGCAGCTCTCCGCCCAGCCGCGCGCCGGGGTCCGACAGCGATTGACGCATGCCGAGCACGACGCGCCCGGTTCGCACCGAGATCGTATCGCCGAGCATGCGCGCGAACATGCGGTTGGGTGCCTCCACCCATTGCGCATCCTTGAGATAGGCGACCGCAGTATCGCCGCTGCGCACAGGTACGCGGGTCACCGCAAGCTCCTGCGGCACCGACGGGACCGCGACGGCGATCGAGCGCGTCGTCGCGGAACTCACCGTCTGGCCGGTCGGCATCGTGGCGTCCGCCTCCAGCTTGAGCAGCGAGGGCGGCGGTTCGGCTCCGAACTTGATGCACCCGCCGAGCGGGAGTGCGGCGAGCAGGACGGGGGCGAGGAGGAGCTTGCGCATCATCGGGCTCACTTCTTCTTGGGGTCGTAGTCGGGCAGCTTGGGCGATCCGATCAGCGATCCGGCTCCCTCGCGGTCGATCTTTTCGGCAACCGAGGCCAGCGCCGCCGTCATCTGGCGCAGATCCTGGATCAGCTGGTTGATCTCGGGCAACGTTCTGGTCGTGACCTCGTCGATCCCGCCATCGGCCTTGCCCAACGTGCGTTCCAGCGCCTTCATGCTCTTGTCAGCCGACTCGATCGCCTTGCGGAAATCCTTCATCGCCGGCCCCACCTCGTCACCCAGCACGCGGTCGGTGGTCCCGGCAAGGTTGCCGATCTGCTCGGCCGCCACGCCCGCCTTGGCGACCGTGGTGCGCAGTTCGGCGAGTGTCGCGCGCATATCGGGGGCGCCCTTGGCCAGCTCGCCGGTCAGCCGCTCGGTATTGGCGAGGATGCCGCTGATCGACGCCTGGTTGCGGTCGGACAGCAGCTCGGTCAGCCGCTCGGTCAGTGTCGACAGACGCTCCAGCAGACGCGGCGCGGAGTTGAGCAGCGCGCCAAGACCACCCTGTTTGGTCGGGATCACTGGCACGCCGAGCGGACAGACGCTGCGCGGGTTGGCATCGGGGCAGACGATCGGCGGCGCATCCTTGACCGCGCCATCGAGCTGGATCCGGCTAACCCCGGTGAATCCGACGCCCTGGATCGTTGCGGTCGTGCCCTGAAGGATCGGCACGTCGCTGTTCACCGCGATGCGGACGCGCACCAGGCTGGGGTCTGGCTTGAACAGCCCGATTTCCCGCACCTGTCCCGCCGGCACGCCCGAAAACGCGACTTCCGACCCCTTGTTCAGCCCATCGACCGCCTGCTTGAAGAAGATGTCATATTCCTTCTCGCTGGTCGTGTTGACGCGGGCGAGCCAGACGGTGAACAGGGCCAGTACGGCGAGCAGGATCAGCACGACCGCGCCGACCAGCACATGGTTTGAGCGTGTTTCCATCCTAAGTCCCCATGGCCCCGGCGCGTTCTGCGCTCGCCACCGCCGCGCGTCCGCGCGGTCCGTTGAAATATTCCTGGATCCACGGATGGTCCAAAGCGAGCAGCTCGTCGATCGTTCCCACCGCGATCACCCGCTTGTCGGCCAGCACCGCGACCCGGTCACAGATCGCGTAGAGCGTATCTAGGTCATGGGTGATGAGAAACACCGTCAGGCCCAATGTCTGCTGCAGCGAGCGTGTGAGTTCGTCGAATGCGGCCGCTCCAATCGGGTCAAGCCCCGCGGTCGGCTCGTCGAGAAACAGCAGTTCGGGATCGAGCGCGAGGCTGCGCGACAGGCCCGCGCGCTTCTTCATCCCGCCCGAAAGTTCGGCGGGATATTTGGGGCCGGCATTTGGGGGCAGTCCGGTCATGACCACCTTGTACGCCGCAATTTCAGCGAGCAGCTGCTGGTCGAGCTGGGGGTAGAATTCCTTGAGCGGAACCTGGACATTCTCGGCCACGGTCAGCGTCGAGAACAGCGCGCCGCCCTGAAACAGCACGCCCCAGCGACGGCGAATCTCGATCGCCTGCTGTTCATCGGCATCGAGCACCGATTCGCCAAACACATGGACCTCGCCCGCGTCTGGCTGTTGCAGCCCGATGATCGACCGCATCAGCACCGATTTGCCGGTACCCGACCCACCGACTACCCCGAGAATCTCGCCGCGCCGCACATCGAGGTCGAGATTGTCGTGGACAGTTTGCTCGCCAAAGCTGTTGCGCAGGCCGCGCACGCGGATGATCGCCTCTTCATCGTCGAATGTCGGGGCGGTCATCAGTTCCACCCCACTTCGGTGAAGAACACCGCGAAAAAGGCGTCGAGCACGATGACGAGGAAGATCGCCTGAACCACGGCGGTGGTGGTGCGCATGCCGACCTGCTCGGCATCGCTTTCCACCTGCATCCCCTGATAGCAGCCGGCGATGGCGATGATCGCACCGAACACCGGCGCCTTGACCAGGCCGACATAAAGGTCGGTGATCGGTACCACTTCGCGCAGCCGCTGAACAAAGGTGATCGGCGGAATGTCGAGCGCGATCCAGCACAGCAGTCCGCCGCCGATCATGCCAAGCAGCGAGGCGTAGAAGCCGAGCAATGGCAGCATCAGCACCGCCGCGATCACGCGCGGCAGCACCAGCGCCTCCATCGGGTTGACCCCGATGGTGCGCATCGCGTCAATCTCTTCGGTCAGCTTCATCGTGCCGAGCTGCGCCGCAAAGGCCGAGCCCGAGCGGCCGGCGACCATGATCGCGGTCATCAAGATGCCGAGTTCGCGCAGGGTGATCCGGCCGACCAGGTTGATCGTGAACACTTCGGCCCCGAACTGGCGCAGCTGCACCGCGCCCTGTTGCGCGATGACGATGCCGATCAGGAAGCTCATCAACCCGATGATGCCGAGCGCGGAGACGCCGACCACTTCGAACCGGTGGACGGTCGCGTGATAGCGAAAGCGGCGCGGGTTCGCGATCACGCGTCCCGCCGCGACGGCAGTCGCACCCATGAAGCCCAGCAGGCCGTACATGGTCTGGAACGCCTGGACGACCGCCTCGCCGATCTCCGCGAGCAGCTGCGCGAATGCGCCCATCGGCTTGGGCGGGCCTTCGATCGGGTGGTCCGCCTGGGCGACGTGGTCGAACAGCAATTGCTGATTGGCGTCGAGCCCGGTCACCTGCGCATCATGGTCGCGCGCGAAGCGGTGGATCAGCCAGGCGCCGACCGTATCGATCCGCTCGATCCCGCGCATGTCGAGCGTGCGCACATCGCCTTCGACCGCACCGAGCCGGGTCGGAAGATCGCCGATGCTGCGCAACGACAGGTTGCCGCTGAACCGCAGCGCTCCCTCGGCCGTGTCATGCTGGAAATCGGCTGGCGCGCTCATCGCAACCATCCATCGTTGATTCGGGCTGGAACGGCAAGCACCTGCAGGTAGAGGATAAGATATGGACCGAACCAATTGCGGACGGTCAGGAAAGGTTCCGATGCGCCGCCTCGCCATTTACGACATGGACAAGACGATCACCCGGCGCGCGACCTGGACGCCGTTCCTGATTCATGCGGCGAAAACGCGCGCGCCGTGGCGGCTGGCGCTGCTGCCGCTCGCCGGGCTGGCGAGTCTTGCCTATCTGGCCAAGGCGATCGACCGCGCACGGCTGAAGGAGATCACCCACCGCCTGATGATCGGCCGCGCGATCCCGCCCGCGGACCTGATGGCGGTGGCGGAGACCTTTGCCGACGATATGGCGAGCACCAATCTGTTCGCCGACGCCCGCGCCCGGGTCGAGGCGGATCGCGCGGCGGGGTGGGAGCCGGTACTGGCGACCGCGAGCCATGGCTATTACGCTGAGGCGATCGCCGCGCGGCTGCACGTCGGCACGGTGATTGCCACGGCCGCGCGGCGCGATGCCGACGGTAATGTGCTGGCGGGGCTTGAGGGCGAGAATTGCTACGGCCCGGCCAAATTGCGTCTGATCGAAGCGTGGATGGCGCGCGAGGGGATCGCGCGGGAGGACGTTCGCGTGCGCTTCTACAGCGACCATGTCTCCGACGCGCCGGTTCTGGAATGGGCGGACGAGCCGTTCGCGGTGAATGCGCATGGCCCGCTGCGAAAGTTGGCGGCGGCGAAGGGATGGGCGGTGCTGGACTGGGAGGGGTAGCCCCAAAACTCTCTCCCGCCAGGGGGATGTTTGGGGTGCCTTACAACACAATGTGCAATGTGTGCAGCGTCAGCCCGACCAGGCCCCCCACCAGCGTCCCGTTGATGCGGATATATTGCAGGTCCTTGCCCACCGCATTTTCGAGCCGCCCGGTGATCGTCCGTGCGTCCCAGCCGCGCACCGTGTCCGACACCAGTCGGACGATGCCGTCGCCATAGTCGGCGGCGGTACCGACAGCGGCGCGGCGGACGAAGCGGTTGATCATGTGGCTGAGGCGCGGGTCGCTCTGCAGCGTCTGCCCAAGCTGGCGCAGCGCGTCGCCCAGCTTGCCGGTCAGCGCCGCATCGGGATCGCGCGCGACGCGGAGCAAAGCCGCGCGGCCCTGTTCCCACATGCCGTCGATCCAGCGGGCGAGCGCCGGATTGTCGAGCATTTCAGCCTTGAATTCCTCGACCCGCATTCGCGTCGGGATGTCGAACTGAAGGTCGAAGGCGAGCTTCTCGAGCCCCTCCTCCACCTTGGCGCGCAGCGGGTGACCGGGATCCTCGGCGACATCCGACACCAGCTTGTACAGCCCGTCGATGATCGCATTGGCGAGCGTCTCGTCGAGCCCGGTCCAGCGCATGATCGATCCCGCACGCTCGTGCACCATCTTGCGGATCAGCGCCTCGTTCTGATCGATGATCTTCGCCAGCCAGCGCAGCATCCCGTCCATCAGCGGCAGATGCCGCCCCTCCGCGATCGCAGCGCCCAGTGCCTGGCCGAGCAGCGGAGCAATGTCCGTCTGGCGCAGACGATTGCCTACCGCGCCCTTGATCAGACCGCCGAGTTGATCCTTGTCCAGCGATTCGAGCATCGATGCCGCCATGCGCGATGCGCCGCGGCGCAGCCTGCCCGAACTCTCCGGCGGCTGGGCAAGCCAGCGGCCGGCAGCTCCCGCGACATCGATATTGTGCATCCGCCGCGCGACGACGCGCGGGATCAGGAAATTGTCGCGCAGGAAATTGGCCAGCGTGGTGGCGATCCGGTCCTTGTTGCGCGGAATGATCGCGGTGTGCGGGATCGGCACGCCCAGCGGGTGGCGGAACAGCGCGGTGACCGCGAACCAGTCGGCAAGGCCGCCGACCATCGCCGCCTCGGCAAAAGCGCGGATGAAACCCGCCACGGTGTAGTCGGGCTCGTAGCTGCGCGCGACGAAATAAACGAACGCCATGGCCACCAGCAGTCCGGTGGCGAGAATGCGCATCCGCCTCAGGCCGGGCGGGACGGGGTCACGGTCGCGAATCACTGGACCAGAAAGCACGCGGATCGTCGGGTTCATACCCGTAACAATCCGCGTGCCCTGTTTTGGTTCACTCGGCGGGCTCCGGACCCTCGGTTCCGCGATGTCCGATCCGGCCGCCGGGCTGA
The genomic region above belongs to Sphingomonas sp. J315 and contains:
- a CDS encoding ABC-type transport auxiliary lipoprotein family protein yields the protein MMRKLLLAPVLLAALPLGGCIKFGAEPPPSLLKLEADATMPTGQTVSSATTRSIAVAVPSVPQELAVTRVPVRSGDTAVAYLKDAQWVEAPNRMFARMLGDTISVRTGRVVLGMRQSLSDPGARLGGELRQFGIDADTNEAVVVYEATLVRDRRAAAEGTRPALTFEKRRFEARVPLAEIVPAAAGAALNQAANRVAGEVADWVGK
- a CDS encoding peptidylprolyl isomerase; protein product: MLTLILALALQTPAPAPAPMPSDPIAADWRDIPADELLVMTLGDGKQVVIRLAPRYAPVHVANIRKLATAGWWDAARVYRVHDNYVVQWGDPTEKKPLPAGVIAQPPAEYDWPRYDAVTRLTRTDPYSTATGHSADGWPLATNGTVAWIPHCYAMVGVARDLAPSTGSGGDLYAVIGHGPRHLDRNIAIVGRVLEGIEHLSALPRGTEGGLGLYKEASQHVPFIRGRLASDLPESERPRFQYRAADNPRFVAWVKARENRQPPFFNLPSGGADICNVMPPVRRAE
- a CDS encoding NAD(P)/FAD-dependent oxidoreductase, with the translated sequence MFLSGKARHVHLLVRKDSLRETMSVYLLDRIERTPNITVHYGCETEIIGGADQVETVTFRNRKTDHRTILPVSDIYVMIGATPNCGFIHGLCQVDDHGFIVTDDFFQTSMPRLYAVGDVRAGSVKRVANAAGEGATSIKWLWQALHTPKLETA
- a CDS encoding ABC transporter ATP-binding protein, translated to MTAPTFDDEEAIIRVRGLRNSFGEQTVHDNLDLDVRRGEILGVVGGSGTGKSVLMRSIIGLQQPDAGEVHVFGESVLDADEQQAIEIRRRWGVLFQGGALFSTLTVAENVQVPLKEFYPQLDQQLLAEIAAYKVVMTGLPPNAGPKYPAELSGGMKKRAGLSRSLALDPELLFLDEPTAGLDPIGAAAFDELTRSLQQTLGLTVFLITHDLDTLYAICDRVAVLADKRVIAVGTIDELLALDHPWIQEYFNGPRGRAAVASAERAGAMGT
- a CDS encoding MlaD family protein translates to METRSNHVLVGAVVLILLAVLALFTVWLARVNTTSEKEYDIFFKQAVDGLNKGSEVAFSGVPAGQVREIGLFKPDPSLVRVRIAVNSDVPILQGTTATIQGVGFTGVSRIQLDGAVKDAPPIVCPDANPRSVCPLGVPVIPTKQGGLGALLNSAPRLLERLSTLTERLTELLSDRNQASISGILANTERLTGELAKGAPDMRATLAELRTTVAKAGVAAEQIGNLAGTTDRVLGDEVGPAMKDFRKAIESADKSMKALERTLGKADGGIDEVTTRTLPEINQLIQDLRQMTAALASVAEKIDREGAGSLIGSPKLPDYDPKKK
- a CDS encoding DUF445 domain-containing protein, giving the protein MRILATGLLVAMAFVYFVARSYEPDYTVAGFIRAFAEAAMVGGLADWFAVTALFRHPLGVPIPHTAIIPRNKDRIATTLANFLRDNFLIPRVVARRMHNIDVAGAAGRWLAQPPESSGRLRRGASRMAASMLESLDKDQLGGLIKGAVGNRLRQTDIAPLLGQALGAAIAEGRHLPLMDGMLRWLAKIIDQNEALIRKMVHERAGSIMRWTGLDETLANAIIDGLYKLVSDVAEDPGHPLRAKVEEGLEKLAFDLQFDIPTRMRVEEFKAEMLDNPALARWIDGMWEQGRAALLRVARDPDAALTGKLGDALRQLGQTLQSDPRLSHMINRFVRRAAVGTAADYGDGIVRLVSDTVRGWDARTITGRLENAVGKDLQYIRINGTLVGGLVGLTLHTLHIVL
- a CDS encoding tyrosine-type recombinase/integrase, translated to MAAPQLKTKPSGIHYWEFLDETGARRRVSTNTRDLAKARAMGKDIVLGIAPQTSTQRSRSGDGTVTMQNLFDRAEKTVWAPGEAKSQGTIRSNLKILGRLIGHEVVSAMNYSRLERLVEELRAMGYAPGTIKRKMDMVSKALRMATIWTDDKGRPLLVAKPTMPAIRVANLKDRILERDEELAVFLAIEKRRTEEPGRQWWRFERLIRFLLDTGARLGEALGIGPDDITDLNGRRYVTFARYRTKNDKPRTLPLTAAVSEGLDELGRQLAQRKGAWRYFPISEGTAWYMWDNIREDVKAAGFSIDDVTLHTLRHTCLTRLAQGGMGLLQLQQWAGHSDPKITADRYVHLRPNDLVGGLDILESSNGGTAPIRASDPDSPANVTFTDTGAKRANPGTSYLN
- a CDS encoding NAD(P)/FAD-dependent oxidoreductase, translating into MPIDVAIIGGGPAGLSAAIGAAAEGLEVVVLVSEIGGQAGTSSRIENYMGFPGGISGPALAGRARRQALKFGATFITCRVVEVDFIDDCFHILTASGSIIRARSVIVASGAQYRRLDPSTDFARFEGKGVHYACTPSEVRRKCRCDDVVVIGGGQLRRTGCHVPVG
- a CDS encoding ABC transporter permease, which produces MSAPADFQHDTAEGALRFSGNLSLRSIGDLPTRLGAVEGDVRTLDMRGIERIDTVGAWLIHRFARDHDAQVTGLDANQQLLFDHVAQADHPIEGPPKPMGAFAQLLAEIGEAVVQAFQTMYGLLGFMGATAVAAGRVIANPRRFRYHATVHRFEVVGVSALGIIGLMSFLIGIVIAQQGAVQLRQFGAEVFTINLVGRITLRELGILMTAIMVAGRSGSAFAAQLGTMKLTEEIDAMRTIGVNPMEALVLPRVIAAVLMLPLLGFYASLLGMIGGGLLCWIALDIPPITFVQRLREVVPITDLYVGLVKAPVFGAIIAIAGCYQGMQVESDAEQVGMRTTTAVVQAIFLVIVLDAFFAVFFTEVGWN
- a CDS encoding HAD family phosphatase translates to MRRLAIYDMDKTITRRATWTPFLIHAAKTRAPWRLALLPLAGLASLAYLAKAIDRARLKEITHRLMIGRAIPPADLMAVAETFADDMASTNLFADARARVEADRAAGWEPVLATASHGYYAEAIAARLHVGTVIATAARRDADGNVLAGLEGENCYGPAKLRLIEAWMAREGIAREDVRVRFYSDHVSDAPVLEWADEPFAVNAHGPLRKLAAAKGWAVLDWEG